AATGGCTTGGAGTGCCAGGGACATCTGTGACAAGTGGTGTCCCTTGGATCCATATGATGATGAGTGTTATTTGATATCTTTAATAATGACATAGACAAAGGAAtcgagtgcaccctcagcaaattAGCAGATGACACCAAACTGAGTGGTGCTGGTGACACTTGTGAGggatgggatgccatccagaggcacctggacAAGCTGAAGAAGTGGCCCTTGGGAATCTGATGAGGTTTACCAAGGCCAAGTACTGGTGCTGGGTAGTGCTGCACCTGGGTAGGAACAACCTCACTATCAGCACTatcaggctgggcaggagcagccccagagcagccgtgcccagaagggcttggggtgctgtgggtgagaggctgcacatggcccagccatggcactcccagcccagagagccaaacgtgtcctgggctgcacccagagccccgtgggcagcagggcagggaggggattctgcccctctgctctgctctgctgagacccacctggagcactgcatccagagctgggctcctctgaacaggagggacagggacctgtCAGAGAGTCCAGGGGAAGCCACTGAGATGATCCGAGCAcggagcacctctcctgtgaggaaagggtgagagaactgggattgttcaaCCCGGAAAAGAGGCAGCATAGGAATGACCTCACTGCAGCCATCCCATatctgaagggagcctacaagaaaggtGCAGAAGGCCTTTATACAAGAGCATGGACTGACTGGATGAGGGTGAACAGATtaaaagagagtaggtttagattagatgttaagAGGAAGTTTTCTGTAGTGAGGTGTTGGCACAACTTGCCCAGAggagttgtggatgccccatccatGGAAGCATTTAAAGCCAGACTGGATGGAGCCCTGAGCAACCCTGTCTcatgaaaggtgtccctgtgctcagcttgCAAATGACAAATTTCTGATAGAGCAGCTCTTCAGTTTTTTTTCACATGACTATTTGATAGGGACCAGGCCTTCCTTctctgtgacagcagctctCTGCCCACAGACAGCAACAGACTACTTGCCCAGGtgttttcctggggaaggctgtgagaagatcagaggAAGGAATGAGTaacaattcttatctccacttgctgcacctgttgtgcttatgtggaatgtgttatggagatttgtttaccaaaagGTGATTTCTTAACTGGACACTGGATAGTATTTTGAAGGATTGACCAATTAGGTCAAAGCGGTGTTGGGGTGTCTCTAAGGGCTACGAGCTTCTTAAcaagtataatataatatagtagAATAAAGCtattgatcagccttctgcaatCATACagtcaatgctaattattactCAGCTCTGGGCCTGGGGCAACAGTTCTCCTCCTAGAGATACTTGCAGTGAAAACACAAAAGCTGTATTTCCAAAGATTAGAAATAGGCAGTCTAGGAGACTTTAAATATTAAGAGGAGTACTTTCAGCACAAAATTGTTCAGCTTCAAGAAAAAATAGATTGAGATTAGGTATTTTCACACAGCATGCAACAGAAAAAAGGTACCTGAGCTTTACCTGCCTGCAAAAATATGCCTTCAGCTGCTTCAACAGGCACCGTTATTGTGTCACACATATCCAAAAGAAAGAGATAAATCATTGTTATTTGACTCCTCAAAATACAGCAAGaagtagggtttttttcataggATATCTGAGCAAGGTACGATTAGAAATATCCGCACTGGATGTTTATGCTCTGTGTCAGAGAAACGAAACAGTGGAGacagctgcagaagaaaaggaacaCTTACCTTCTGCTTTCCTGCCAAACTGAGGCAACTGTCTCCACATTGCATAGTATGGCTATAAGCTGCAGAATAACATGCATGGTTCTCATTTTGTAGGTGAGCAGGCTGGAATTATTGTGACTGAATTTGTAGCTTATTTATTTGGTCCTTTAGTTATTTATTAGcaagagaacaaacaaaaagcagtgtGTACTGAAGAATGCCAGTAACTGCCCAAAACTGCCTTACTGTAAGTGCTCTAAAGTCCACTTTTCAGAAAATTCCACTTTTTCCCTGAATGGGAAATACTGTGAAGCACTTGCaaggttaaaaataaaccaattttGTTTAACAGTACCTTTTGAATATAGCAAAGATGTTATGTAAAGGAGCCATTAACTACCTAGTGAAAAAGTTGTAACTGTGACTCATGTAAAGAACAAATAGTTCCTAAAGGAGAGCTGTTTACAAGAGCAAGTTCAGTGCATAACAGCTTTGGAATCCTCATTTGGAGTACTGCAGGACTGAAGTCCCAAGATTCTTCTTTTATTCCTCCCCCAGCCAATATAAAagaatgacaaaaatatttttgtggatttAAATGATACTAAAACTCTTTTAGCTTTCACTCTgtcaaaaaatccaaaccacaaGCCAGCTCTTTAGAAGAGCATTCCTTTTCAGTGGTTTGCTGTAATCCAGATTTAAGGCATCACGTGTTGGACACAGTCACAAGTCACTCATAAATAACCTTCTGTTTAGCTGTTAAGAATTACATATTTGGATAcaatcttaaaataataatccAAGGTAAAGATTTTCCAAGTTACTATGGGTAATTGAAAAATACAATAgaagcagttttatttttctctattccttgtttttttgtggcagggtgagggaggtAAGGCAGGCAAATTTGCCCTCTTGGTTTGGATTATTTCACTCAAGGAAATCTtcatctgctgcagcctcagtcCAGTTTGATGAGTCCAGTTACAATAAACTAATTTGTTAGGCAAGAATGCAAGACACAGACATTTGTAATATTGTACTGTTTTATCAAAACTGCTATCACAGTTCATGGTTCTTTAAGACAGAGACTCAGAGTAAGCAGCTATTCTAAGTTTGCTAGCAGACCAGCAAGCATTTTTGGCCAGCTTGTCGGAGGTCCTGGTGAGCCGGATGCACAACATCCTGATGGCCATTTCAAAATCTGAACAGCAGTGATTTAAATCCCTAACTCAAATGCTGGTAAACATATTCCTTCATATTGGCATTAAGGCAGTCAactatccttttatttttaacactaAGTTATATATTGCCAAGCAGTCAAGAAGATaaagcaaaaaacaacaaacaaaaccacaaactgaaaaaagccaatcaaccaaccaaaaccccccaaaacgAAACAAAAACAcacccaaaaaaagccccattGAGATTCTGTAAACCCTCTTAAGGCCTATATTTCAAGCTGGACAACAAATCCCTTGCAATGAGTTGTTTTTAACCCCTTAACCATCAAACAATATtagaaataagaagaaaagcCTAAACCAGCAGCTTGCTaatggatttattattttttaatctatctCTGTTAAAGGAGTATATAATTTCTTCTGAACACAAGATGTTCTgagattttccagcatcagtttAGATCTGCAAACCCGGAATATACAAGCTGAATTATTGAAACTTCTGAGTGCAATGCAATCTAAGTACTTAGCTCCCACAGTCCTGCAGAAAGAAGCAAGAAAGCATCTTTAGCAGCAAAAAGCTCAGGCTGAGCAGCCAAAGTTCTAGTGATGGTTTTTGCTAAATCAGTTtgagatttttatatttttatatggcACAACATTCGTTGAACAGGTCCTATGCAAGAAGTTACAGAAAGGCCCTTTGCCATCAGACAGCTGCAGAACTGTGAGGAATGATTCTCAGCAGACTTTACTTCTAATGTCAACTAGACCCCAAGACACTTACAGAGGACAAAATTAACAGCCACACTGATGTTCATTTGATATGAAGAGTTGCTTCTTTTTAATGCCATTAAGTAACAGGTACTACAGTTTTATATAATAACAGTGTAACATCAATAAGTTTCTACATTTCCAGTTTGAGACAAAAACTTAaattcatgattttttttcaatttttataaacatttttgcATTACAGAAAGTGCAAGAGAAGTTTGTATACAAGACTAATTGCATGACTGGCTGAATTGGGTACTAAGGCGGTATTCAAGTTGACTTTCTTAGCTCTCCAGTTTAGCAATGGCTTAGGCATTTGATTTAACAATAACATTTCAAGTTTATACTTAACATTAACAGAAAAACTTCTGACACATCAGTCATCACCACTGGCCAAGAATGTAGCTGTCACAGGCAGTTGTATCTGGTTCCAAAACCTGTTAGTAAAGAGGCTCTTGAGAAAAGGCAAGCTTTCCAAGAGATGATTTTTTTACCTCACATTAATGGCACAGAGGTGGTGCATCTGTTCACCAGGAGCTTAGGCATGGAGTGAAGccttttggtgtttttgttttctagCAGGCTGGAAACATCCCTCAGGACACCAAGTGACAAATCAAACTGAGCACATCAGGGACTCACAGAGATATAAGTAAGAACCCTACCTGcttgtttcatttgtttgcCAAGCCACCTTAACAGGAAAGTAATCCTAGTAGTTTTCCCTCCCTGAAAACTGCCATATTAGCACCAAGACAACAGTTAGTGTCCACAGCTACCTAAATGTTCTGCAAGAAGTTTTTCAGTTTACAGTGTAGGCCTCTAGTACTCAGGGCTTCAGCAGTGCTGTTACAGACTCCGCAGTCCCTTAATGACACATTTATGGTGGAATGATGCCTTTACTTTTAGTTAAATAGGCCAGTATTAGATTATTTTCCTCTACGTATAGTTACATTTTTGTGGCTGAGAGACCAAGTAATCTGTCCAGTCACCAATTAGAACTCCATAGCATCCCCTTAACTTTACAACTGGCTGCTGCTATCATCATGAGCAGATGACCTAGTTGTTTATGTTGCGGACTTTCAGCTACTAATTCTAGACCCTTATGCAAAGGCAACATCTCTCCCCAAGGAACATTAAGCTCCTCTATTTTGGGACAGTAAGTGCTATGTAAAGGGAAATGGTACAAGACACATTACTCTGTGCTACCAGCCTCTCTGTAAAGGAGTGCAAAGAACCAAAGTAAAGGTAACATCCACCAACTTAAATTTGGGTTTTCAGCGTGAGTCAATATCCCCATTTGCTTTGCCCTGAATTGTCTTCACAGCACGTTCTTTGAGAGTCCATGCTTCAATCCACCTGGATAGAGTTCAGACTGCAGACATCATGAAACATCAGCAAGAATAGCAGACAGCAAAGTGAAACACATAGAAAAATCACGTTGAGAAGAGGTCCAGTTATTCCATTTGTCCTTTTCTGGTTATACCTGGTGTGATGGAAAGGAATTAGTGTTAGGATGGTTATGAGTTGTGCTTTATTGCTTAAACAGAGCCACTGAGAACAAAACTAAAGCAATAAATATCAACACTTGTTCTTCATCAGAAGCTAAACGGTATTTCAGGGGAAGACTGAAAGGTATAGCAGAAGATTTGCTGGATCAGTAGATCATGCTCTTCAGTCAATGGTATGAAACTtcaaattacattattttctaGCAACAGAAGTGCTTGTAACAGCTTTTgattaaaaatcagaataagaGTCTAGTAGCCTTACTCTAGTTTTATTCCAATTTACTCAGAGTCCAAAACGGCCATTGTTGAGGTGATTAAACTTCAGAAAGCTGTATGCTGTATAAAGGGCATTCTATGCTAACATTCCCCACAGATATCTGAAAGTATTAAAGTCAGCTCCTCTGAGATCTGCAGCATGTATACAGTCATTAATTTTCCTCCAGGAAAGGAAATCTAGATCTACTGTGGACTTGGGATTTAAATCTGCGGAAGAAAAGTCTTTATTTCTAACAAAGCAAAGCTGGCTAGGCTTAGACAGACTACAGCTATGTGCAAATCTGATAGAGGTACTTTAGTAGAAGTTCCTCTAAGCACTGTTTGCCATATTTCAAAGAGCATCAGTGAGAAGCTACTGCAGTTTTTGGATATCTCTTTGCCAAATATTTCCTCAATAAATTTCAGAGGATGAAGTAGGTTGGCTTGTTAGGGGAAGACTCACCTGATCTATGCAAATGGGTTGCCAAATTGATCACCAAAAGGACCAGAAGGTGGATTCTGAGATTCCTTCTACAGAACGAGAGATAAGCTGTTAGTGGATTTCCAGTTTTCACCAGATTTACACTGCATGAGCTCTATGAGCTTACACTGCAGGCTCTATGAGCTATTTCCTGTTCAAACACCTGAAAAGAATACTTCATAGCTCCAGCTAAACACACATTTACTGTAGTGCATCAACAAAAGAAGGGGGCTCTAAGCCATGTTAGCTTTTGTGCTAGTCCAAGGCAAGgactttttttcagaaaactgtTTGCTACTGAGCACTCCTTTGGTGCCAGTGAAGTCATGAGATATCTTTTAGTCAGATGCTAGAAGTCTTAAGTCAGCACTCTGGTATTGGTCCACAATTTTCACTGAGGGCTTTAAGTGCTCTGTCTCAATTAGAGTGATCTGGTGAAGCCACTTTCTCCCCTACAGAGCCCTGAACATGGAACATTTTATTTGTTCAGCTAGAGAGCTTCACAATCCACATGGCTTAGTCTGCTCTAAAGAGGGTTATATATAACCAAAGTGGAGTATTTCTGCAGCTACATTGTGATACTCTTTTGTAGAGTGTCCCAATACTACAGAACTTTGCACCATGGGCAAGTGGTTGTGGTGCCAAGCCAACTGGAATAATGCTTTGTTAACCTTCTTACAACAGATACCCTCTGCTAGATCACATATTAGCCTCAAAGATGCAAGTTTTTTGTTGTATGGCCTCTAAAGCCAGAACTAAACTAGTGCTCAAACATAGGCAACGCAGttattaaggagaaaaaaagggttttgaTTGCTTTTTTTGTGGTGATGATGTCATTTGGGCATTTTGGTGTTAAGGTGTTTGTTtgtagtttgttttgtttttttgtttcttttgttggGTTTCTTTACTACTTACAGATGAGGCACCGAAAGGATCTGTTTTATCTTGACTTTCAAACAGGCCTTCAGCTGGCAACACACTTTGTCGAGGAACAGGCTTTGGTGGTTCTAAAAAGGAGAGACATACTGCTATAATTACTTGACAGATTTAGCAACCACTCAGTTCTGCTTGTATAGCAACACCACAGCTCATCTAattagaaacacaaaaaaattaactggAATTTTCTTAGAGTGACTTTGAGTCACAATATTAACTCCTGCTCGTCCCTGACTAAGCTTAAAACAGATGGAAATTCTATCAATGTACAAAATTAGGTTTACCTGGGTCTAGTCAAATAATTTAGGCACTAGGTGTCAGTGTTCAGCCATGCTGCTGCTAAGTCTTCGATTTTTCTAGTTGAGCTAGCCCTTCAACCCTCTATTTCAGTAACCATTAACTCCAAAATGTAACCAGTCATTTTGGCAGACAGCTTGCTAGCTGCCATTTCATCATGATCTGTACTATCTTTAGAAATGCCTACTTTAGTACTACAGTAACTGCTGAGAACTCCAGGAGCACCTGAAAGGCTTTGCTGTTCTCCTCTCCTTGCTGGTACTGCAGGAGGCTTTGTCAGATGGAAGTCTTTGAACATTTCCTTGACATCCTTCATTTCTTTATCCCCAAGTGGATCCAGAGCAATGAACGCATCACTCTCTTTCTTAGACAGCTCCTTTTGCAGCGTAGTTCTGGGTGGTGGCTGGGGTGGGCTAGCTGCTGTTGACATGGAGGGCAGCGCTGAGGCTGTCTGGGCTGGGAGCGCTGAGGATGTGATGCTGCTCTGGAACTGTGCCCAGGAACTGGGTGCAActtgtgctggctgtgaccagAGACCAGAAGACTGAGTGGGTGCAGCACCAAAAGGTGAAGACTGGTTCCAGCCTGACACTGCCTGAGTACCTAAGGCAAGTGGCTGAGTAAATCCTGGAGACTGAGCAGACATCATTGACGCATGAAAGATTGCTGTGGCCTGAGCGAAGGAAATTTCCTGTGGGGTCCATGGTGTTGAAGTTAATTGCAAGCCACCTGTGGGGGAGACTGTTGTTACACAGCAGTCATCTGAAGATCACAAGCAGGAGTGTATCAATTCCATAAATGGTACCAGCAAAAGATTTTCATGTACTGTCTGCAAAAATCTCTTGATTTGCACTTACAAATCAAATCATTTGGGAGAAAGACAGTGGGAGAAAGGGTTTAAATTTTTActttgctgcatttcagtgctGCAAGGACATAATTGAAGTTGTTTTAAGAGAAGGATGAACACAGTTCTAGCACAGAAGTGACAGGTGGATTTGCCATACAGCTGTTTCTGTTTAAATGATTATTAACATACTGTGCAGCAATATTACCCTGACCTCTCAAGTTGTGCTTGGCTCACTTGAGCCTTGTGTACTTGAAGCAGGAATCTGCTGTCAAAGTTAAAGCAGTTAACTGCTTTAATCCTGATTCAGTTGAGGATGCAGAGTTTAGGATTTGCAGAACTAATAGTTTAGGGCAAACAGCACATGGGTTAAAGGGTATAGCACTACACAAGAAGTAAAGGAAGACTAGAATCCATGTTTGGTGCTAGCAGATATCTTGGAGTAGAACAAAACATTTACTTTTGTAAACTAACCTATAGCACCCAATGGAGATGCTGTGGTAGAGCTGTTTCTGAAAAGGTCCAGTGGGTTAGTTGACgaagctgctggctgtgcccctgaGCTCAGGCTCTCTGTAGATGGCACAAAGAAGTCTGAGCTGAACAAGTCATCCGATGTAGcctagaaagaaaaagaaagtgagaTGCCATGGCAGAACACATGCTAGCACAACCAGGGCTCCCTAGTCCTGAGTCCAAAGGAGACTTTTTTCATCTAAAGAAGAGGAGGGAGTTTTGATGTAGCATTTAGAGTATAGGAGCTTCAAACATCACCCTTTTGTTCATGCCTATGGATATACACTGCATAAAACAGGTAAAAGATGTAGTAGTCACAAGCCAACAGTGGAACAGCAGGACTTAAAATGGGTGAATTATTTGCTACAAGTAAGCTTCCCTCTGCACCCTACCCCTTTTAACTCTACTACTTAGTCTGCAGAAACCCCTGTGGTTGTGGCAAGGCCAGGAGTTTTGCATAATTTGAGTACAAGACAAATGAAGGTGATCCAGGGCCACACTCTGCCTAATCAGGCAAGTTAATTTCCTTCAGTAGGCAAATACTGAGAAACCACATGGGCTTTGGTAAGCTAGTACTAATACCTTATTGTCACGAGACCCTAGGTTGATGGGCATACTGCTATTATAAAAGGTTATACTGCTATCATAACAGATTCTGGCGTGGTATCAAGTGTTAATATGCATAGCAGCTTACTTACCAGACCTTTACAGGAGTATGGCAGCATTAAAGAAGAGAGTATAGAATTTAGTGACCATAGCTACTATGAAGCATTCATTCATAGATATTAGAAGGTACTTTGGCTGCAGAGAGGTTAGTGTGAGCATGGCAGGCAGAAGCAGACATGTTGTGAAGCTAGGTAGCCAGTTATACAGTAATAAGAAAGAAAGGCTGCCTTCACCCAGCTTCTCCAAATAAAATCATGCATATCACCATAAATTACTCGAACACTGTTCACCTTGACGgatctccttcctcttcctggTTTGGTACTCTGTGGTGGTGGACTAATTGTTATAGGCTCACGTGGCATGAGCTGGATATTGTTTTCAGAATCCAGTTTTACTCCATTCTGCAGAGATGTTCCTTTGGAAGCACCTTCCAGAAACAGGTTTGTTGGGGCTTCAGGAAAGccattcctttctctctctggtATCACATTGGGAATTCTTGCTGCAGGTGACTTACTCACTGGTGGCCACAGGCATGTTAGTGCTTCTTGTTTGCCAGTTCTATTAGAAATCTGGTCAAACTGTTTATCAAAGTAGTCAACATCACCATTTGGATCACCATTACCCCCTGATGTCAAGGTAGTTGGACTTTTCTTCTGATCAGATTTTAGAGAATCAAATGAAGGTTGTGCAGATTGGGCTGGCTGTGTGAAAGGATCATCACTGAAAGGGTCTGGATTAGGTGTAGGAAAGAAGCTGAGATTGGTAGAGAAAGAACTCTCAGGCAAGAAGGGTGACTGTGCCTTTGGTTGTGGAAGAGAGGCTGTGATGCCATTCAAGAAGAGATCCTCTTTTGCAAAGGTTTGTTTGGTCTcaatttcagaattaaaatccACTAACAGAATCTCTTTAGCTTCCTattttttcagagagaaaaatgaaattagttATATATAGATTTTGCtgcacagtgaaaaaaatcaaggaaaatagCTGCAGAAGAAGAGATCCTAGTATCCAAAACATTATACAGGTAAATATTCAAAATCACACAGGAAAACACTGGTGTTTATAGTTAAATTACAGCTATTTGGTCCCTGAAACCCAATACTGAAACATCTGTTTTCAGATCCCCTAGTTAAATATCAGATATTTATTCTTCAACCTAGTGACTGTAGAGTGAGTAGGAATTACACCTAGGCTTACTCTTGAGTCACAGACCCCTGCTTGAGTTCCAATCCTTCGTTCTGACAAGTTGTGAAATCACACTGCCTTGGTTTGACTTCAAATTGCAGTCTCAGCTTCAGAATGACACTGTAGAACTAGTGGAAAGTAACATGCTAATTTCTCCACCAAGCATGCACAAGAAGGGTGAGACTTGGTCACTGGCTGGGTTGACAGCACCAACTGCATCCTGCTGATGGTGGCTTACAGTGCTAGGTGTAACATgatggttttttggggtctctgagctATGATAAGGCTTATGCACTCTTTTGTGCAATTAGGCCAAGTTTTGAGCTAGAACGATATTAGTAGAATTAAGTACTAGAATGACATCTAGTGGCTAAGTGAATACTTTTATGGCCCTACCCCACTAGCACAGTGATGATTGCTAGGCAGATGTCTCAGTAAAACCAGTACTAGGACTAAACttgctttcaaagaaaaagcCAAGATAAGTAAGCTAGACTCTACTTACTGTGGGAGTGCTCATATCAGGTGGTGTTGACATATCCCCAAACAAGTCCATCTGGTCAACTCCCTTGAAACCAGAAATATTGAAAGAATTGGCATCTGTTAGAGCTCTCACAAGAAAAACAATCAAGCATAATGTAGATATATTGTAAAATCTGCAGTAAACACTATAAACACTGCATTTCCTACACAATATGGGGACAGTCAATTTTGAAATCTTTAATGCCATCAACAAAAAGTTTTGAAATTTAACCTACCGGTTTCATTTTATCAGCTTGATCAGCAGGCAGTTCTTCACCATCATTCTGTAATAAATGTATAACAGTGTCAGAAATAATTGGAATTTCAAAATTTGCTTTAAGCAAGGAACTTGTGGGCTTTAAAAAGCAAGtgacagggaagggaagcaTGAGACAGATTACTACTCAGTATTAGATCCACAGATGCCTTTCACTTCCATTTCAATGTAATTTGGCATCTGACATTGCCTTCATAATGATGGCAGCATAGAGAAAGTAAAAGTTAGATGTGGTGCAGCAGCATACCTAATCAacagaggctgagcaggagtGACCTACCTCAGTCTTACATCACTCTAAAGAAAAAATCAGACTTTTAATACTTAAACATCATGTAGAATATCAAAAGTCTCTCCCTTTGGAGAAGCTCACCAGACCTAGGCAGTCAGACACCTGGCACAACTGCCAACCAATAGCTTCCAGTGTTTCTGGATTTAGGCACAGCTTAGTATTAAGTCTTACAAGAGCCCAAAAGTCAGCCAAAATTGAAACAAGCTTTATGCAGACTCATGCAGTTTCTAGATTTTTActcacctttttcttttcttcttcttccttcttcttcatatTATAAATTAGTTGGAAGAGGTCCTTAAGATCAGAAACCAgaggctcagcctggaaaagaatgTAGATTTCAGGCCATGTATTACTTTTACTTGGGCTTCTACTGCTGCAATCAGTGCAACAAGCCAAACTTCCCTAAATGGTGCAAGACTTAGGTTGAGATAACAGGAAAATCAGGAGTTTAAAGACCTGTTTAGTCTTCATACAAGATTCTGCTTATGCATAATCCCAGAGGAACGGAACACAAACAGTGTAGAACTGTTGTTAACTCTACAAAAGTGGCTGTACATGAATTTGTGCTAACCTGCTATGTTTTTGCTAAAAAGCTGATAGCAGTACTTCTTAAGTGCATGGCAAGTCCTAGAATTGCAAAATTTATCCAAGCCTTCTGGTCATCTCCAGAGAGGAagaatattttgcatttgtCTATTTGCTACCAACTGAATGTGGAGAAAACTTGTATATATAatactacttttattttaaacagtgtAAAATTAGCAAAGGAGTAAGGCAAGCATAAAGTAAGATTATCATCACCTCAAATGTGTAAAGCTTTAGAGACCAGCTTTAAATGGTATCTGTGACATGATGACAGTTTAATGTGAATTAGAAAGGCACGGCAT
This genomic window from Zonotrichia leucophrys gambelii isolate GWCS_2022_RI chromosome Z, RI_Zleu_2.0, whole genome shotgun sequence contains:
- the DAB2 gene encoding disabled homolog 2; protein product: MSTEAETTATNSQPEQQAPPKAQSSKKEKKKGPEKTDESLLARFKGDGVKYKAKLIGIDDVPEARGDKMSQDSMMKLKGMAAAARSQGQHKQKIWVNISLSGIKIIDEKTGVIEHEHPVNKISFIARDVTDNRAFGYICGGEGQHQFFAIKTAQQAEPLVSDLKDLFQLIYNMKKKEEEEKKKNDGEELPADQADKMKPGVDQMDLFGDMSTPPDMSTPTEAKEILLVDFNSEIETKQTFAKEDLFLNGITASLPQPKAQSPFLPESSFSTNLSFFPTPNPDPFSDDPFTQPAQSAQPSFDSLKSDQKKSPTTLTSGGNGDPNGDVDYFDKQFDQISNRTGKQEALTCLWPPVSKSPAARIPNVIPERERNGFPEAPTNLFLEGASKGTSLQNGVKLDSENNIQLMPREPITISPPPQSTKPGRGRRSVKATSDDLFSSDFFVPSTESLSSGAQPAASSTNPLDLFRNSSTTASPLGAIGGLQLTSTPWTPQEISFAQATAIFHASMMSAQSPGFTQPLALGTQAVSGWNQSSPFGAAPTQSSGLWSQPAQVAPSSWAQFQSSITSSALPAQTASALPSMSTAASPPQPPPRTTLQKELSKKESDAFIALDPLGDKEMKDVKEMFKDFHLTKPPAVPARRGEQQSLSEPPKPVPRQSVLPAEGLFESQDKTDPFGASSKESQNPPSGPFGDQFGNPFA